The DNA sequence TTTAAAATTACAAAATTTAGGTATATATGGTATTACCTTATTATATATTCTTCTTTATAAACTAAAAATAATTTATATAATAAAAAACACTACTATATATTATATAGAGAAATAATTAATAAAATTAATTTAATATAAATTAAATAAAACTAAACAATAACAGAAAGAGACTGGGAATAATATACGCCAAGTATATTATTCCCTTTTTAAATTTCAAAAGAAGAAAAACAAAAGGAAAGAAAAATGAAAAAGAAAAATCTTACGTTTGAAGAAAAATTCAATGGTTATTCGATTAACACTTCAAAAGAAAAAAATTTGGGTTGTTTTGTTCCTACTCTGGAAAGATATAACCAGCATCTAGAGGATATGACTATCAAGCATAACAAAGTTATGCAGACCAGATTTGATTTGCGTTATCCTTCCGATGGTTCTGTGAAATTTGATAAAGCTCACATTTATAAATTTAGTGATGGCTTTAAAAAACATTTTTCTCGAATGAGAAATTCTAATCACAAGGTTGATTTGAAACTAGATTGGTCTCCTGATCAGAAGGATTCTTCTGTGTTTCCGCATTATCACTGTAATGCGCTTGTGAATGGCAACGCTGTTCAGTC is a window from the Desulfomicrobium apsheronum genome containing:
- a CDS encoding YagK/YfjJ domain-containing protein; amino-acid sequence: MKKKNLTFEEKFNGYSINTSKEKNLGCFVPTLERYNQHLEDMTIKHNKVMQTRFDLRYPSDGSVKFDKAHIYKFSDGFKKHFSRMRNSNHKVDLKLDWSPDQKDSSVFPHYHCNALVNGNAVQSEYTILKAAEHYWGKALKSENQGLVNYCNKGRDGEKQENGLMYRRDDERCLEVKDKMVYQASYLAKIRDKEGLRKGSHSRGGSQLKK